A single region of the Nocardioides aquaticus genome encodes:
- a CDS encoding PGPGW domain-containing protein has product MNVPGGGTVKRVVLETVGWLLVLIGVAALILPGPGLLCIMAGLIVLSQQYEWAERRLDPVKRRALREAARSVSGPLQMSVTLVGVVVLVACGVLWTIDPPAPQWWSLPDSWWLPGGIWTAVTQFGSAAIALGLMIYSYRRFHGKPDALAELDEQDRVSAQRAEQRAGRRAASR; this is encoded by the coding sequence ATGAACGTCCCCGGTGGTGGCACCGTCAAACGCGTGGTGCTGGAGACCGTCGGCTGGCTCCTCGTCCTGATCGGCGTCGCCGCCCTGATCCTGCCCGGGCCGGGCCTGCTGTGCATCATGGCCGGTCTGATCGTGCTGTCCCAGCAGTACGAGTGGGCCGAGCGCCGCCTCGACCCGGTCAAGCGGCGCGCCCTGCGCGAGGCCGCCCGCAGCGTCTCGGGCCCGCTGCAGATGTCGGTCACCCTGGTCGGCGTGGTGGTCCTCGTCGCCTGCGGCGTGCTCTGGACGATCGACCCGCCGGCCCCGCAGTGGTGGAGCCTGCCGGACTCGTGGTGGCTGCCCGGCGGCATCTGGACCGCCGTCACCCAGTTCGGCTCCGCAGCGATCGCGCTGGGCCTGATGATCTACAGCTACCGCCGGTTCCACGGCAAGCCGGACGCCCTGGCGGAGCTCGACGAGCAGGACCGCGTCTCCGCCCAGCGTGCCGAGCAGCGCGCCGGGCGCCGGGCCGCGTCGCGCTGA